One window from the genome of Hypanus sabinus isolate sHypSab1 chromosome 16, sHypSab1.hap1, whole genome shotgun sequence encodes:
- the LOC132406574 gene encoding uncharacterized protein LOC132406574 yields the protein MHTHAPTRGRLLQCPVVLCTRSFWRLLQWSCVLTVFGGSSSVQWSCVHAVFGGSSSVQWSGVLTVFGGSSSGPVYSQFLEAPPVSSGPVYSQFLEAPPVSSGPVYSQFLEAPPVSSGPVYSQFLEAPPVSSGPVYSQFLEAPPVSSGPVYSQFLEAPPVSSGPVYSQFLEAPPVSSGPVYSQFLEAPPVSSGPVYSQFLEAPPVSSGPVYSQFLEAPPVSSGPVYSQFLEAPPVSSGPVYSQFLEAPPVSSGPVYTQFLEAPPVSSGPVYSQFLEAPPVSSGPVYSQFLEAPPVSSGPVYTQFLEAPPVSSGPVYSQFLEAPPVSSGPVYTQFLETPPVSSGPVYSLFLEAPPVSSGPVYTQFLEAPPVSSGPVYTQFLETPPVSSGPVYSLFLDLWAATSGLLVGLWYHHQSSLMQDPRLQPSISGLADDGTWYSDRGGTL from the coding sequence atgcacactcacGCTCCAACCCGGGGCAGGCTCCTCCAGTGTCCAGTGGTCCTGTGTACACGCAGTTTTTGGAGGCTCCTCCAGTGGTCCTGTGTACTCACAGTTTTTGGAGGCTCCTCCAGTGTCCAGTGGTCCTGTGTACATGCAGTTTTTGGAGGCTCCTCCAGTGTCCAGTGGTCCGGTGTACTCACAGTTTTTGGAGGCTCCTCCAGTGGTCCTGTGTACTCACAGTTTTTGGAGGCTCCTCCAGTGTCCAGTGGTCCTGTGTACTCACAGTTTTTGGAGGCTCCTCCAGTGTCCAGTGGTCCTGTGTACTCACAGTTTTTGGAGGCTCCTCCAGTGTCCAGTGGTCCGGTGTACTCACAGTTTTTGGAGGCTCCTCCAGTGTCCAGTGGTCCTGTGTACTCACAGTTTTTGGAGGCTCCTCCAGTGTCCAGTGGTCCGGTGTACTCACAGTTTTTGGAGGCTCCTCCAGTGTCCAGTGGTCCTGTGTACTCACAGTTTTTGGAGGCTCCTCCAGTGTCCAGTGGTCCTGTGTACTCACAGTTTTTGGAGGCTCCTCCAGTGTCCAGTGGTCCTGTGTACTCGCAGTTTTTGGAGGCTCCTCCAGTGTCCAGTGGTCCTGTGTACTCGCAGTTTTTGGAGGCTCCTCCAGTGTCCAGTGGTCCTGTGTACTCACAGTTTTTGGAGGCTCCTCCAGTGTCCAGTGGTCCTGTGTACTCACAGTTTTTGGAGGCTCCTCCAGTGTCCAGTGGTCCTGTGTACACGCAGTTTTTGGAGGCTCCTCCAGTGTCCAGTGGTCCTGTGTACTCACAGTTTTTGGAGGCTCCTCCAGTGTCCAGTGGTCCTGTGTACTCACAGTTTTTGGAGGCTCCTCCAGTGTCCAGTGGTCCTGTGTACACGCAGTTTTTGGAGGCTCCTCCAGTGTCCAGTGGTCCTGTGTACTCACAGTTTTTGGAGGCTCCTCCAGTGTCCAGTGGTCCTGTGTACACGCAGTTTTTGGAGACTCCTCCAGTGTCCAGTGGTCCTGTGTACTCACTGTTTTTGGAGGCTCCTCCAGTGTCCAGTGGTCCTGTGTACACACAGTTTTTGGAGGCTCCTCCAGTGTCCAGTGGTCCTGTGTACACGCAGTTTTTGGAGACTCCTCCAGTGTCCAGTGGTCCTGTGTACTCACTGTTTTTGGACCTTTGGGCTGCAACTTCTGGACTTCTGGTTGGCCTTTGGTATCACCACCAGAGCTCGTTGATGCAGGACCCCAGACTCCAACCCTCAATCTCAGGACTAGCTGATGATGGGACCTGGTACTCAGATCGAGGTGGAACTTTATAG
- the LOC132405776 gene encoding uncharacterized protein LOC132405776 has protein sequence MIVLLIIWWTHMVRGQSPSRCQPRLNYSRSTLYAAEGGVLSFQCNATYCGKNSSKPRLYWCKQKLNSCTALLHLDEFANRTKMSSYFGSGTLTSLLQISPVLIKHSGKYQCRAQFPNFDQITAMGHLITALVISKYKNTECMKLLSSLISQSPTARTYSSITVHLLVMLRMAQPVTQLFRSNSSGGVSGEIKVFTPVNKVSGHRGGSLKLQCIAQSDTHLNTTLGVHWTKDNEKCNEPLSRNKSNDETIASGRQRFTLTLSNLQPDDAGLYYCCITSHLSSQIFGMDSIRVHVTAFNPDVINFASLIICKGILLVIVITFGLTWVYHLEKRQQKSEDAAGMSQRKEMRKSSIT, from the exons ATGATAGTTTTATTAATTATTTGGTGGACACACATGGTACGAG GTCAGAGTCCCAGCAGATGTCAGCCGAGGCTCAATTACTCAAGATCCACACTTTACGCAGCGGAAGGCGGTGTCCTCTCTTTCCAGTGCAATGCCACCTACTGTGGGAAGAATTCCTCGAAACCCAGGTTGTACTGGTGCAAGCAGAAATTAAACAGCTGTACGGCATTGCTTCATTTGGACGAATTTGCAAATCGGACCAAGATGAGTTCGTATTTTGGGTCTGGTACATTGACTTCCTTACTTCAGATATCTCCAGTTCTCATTAAACACTCGGGAAAATATCAGTGTCGGGCCCAGTTCCCCAACTTTGATCAGATCACTGCGATGGGCCACCTGATAACGGCTCTAGTCATCAGTAAGTACAAGAACACTGAGTGTATGAAGTTACTGTCGTCACTGATAAGCCAGTCTCCAACAGCTCGCACTTATTCCTCAATCACAGTTCATTTACTTGTTATGCTGAGAATGGCGCAGCCAGTCACTCAACTGTTCCGAAGTAACAGTTCAGGGGGGGTGTCaggag AAATAAAAGTGTTTACTCCAGTTAACAAAGTGAGCGGACACAGAGGAGGCTCCCTAAAGCTTCAGTGTATTGCGCAGTCTGACACACATTTGAATACAACACTCGGGGTACATTGGACGAAGGATAATGAGAAATGTAATGAGCCATTGAGCAGAAACAAAAGCAACGATGAAACCATAGCAAGCGGCAGACAGCggttcacactcacactctccaaCCTCCAACCTGACGACGCTggactgtactactgctgcattACGTCACACTTGTCCTCCCAGATCTTTGGAATGGATTCAATACGAGTACACGTAACTG CTTTCAATCCTGATGTGATAAATTTTGCTTCACTCATCATCTGCAAAGGAATTCTGCTGGTGATTGTCATCACATTTGGTCTAACCTGGGTTTATCATCTGGAAAA